The Helicobacter sp. 11S03491-1 DNA segment TCATGAAAAAAAATTCTTAATTTTTACCACAAATCAAAAAATCGAAATTGCCTTAAAAATTCAAATTATGTCTATATCCAAAAACTACAGTGTTGTCATTATCAAAAGAGAAGCAGAATTTTATTCAAGCATCAATACCCAAAAATTTGAGTTAGGTTATATTGATCCTTTTGTCAATATTGATGTAAGACAACTTCTTGATGAAGCTAGAAATTCTAAATACAATGAAAATACAAAATTCACCATCGTATCTAAAGAACAAATCGCTGCGTTAAAGGACTAAACTTGCACCCCACATATGTCTGTAAATGGACAATATCTGCAATTTTTCTTCTCTTGAGTTGTTTCAAAATCAATTTCATCTTCAAAAATTTTCAATATATTTTCTAATTCTTCTAATTTTTCATTCAAATCTTCTTGTTCTTTGAGTTTGCCCTCTTTGAGATCATAAAAATATCCCCTTATCTTCCCATCATATCCCAAAGCCCTGGCACCATGCGCATAAACAGCCAACTGAAAGCCGGATTTCAAATCCCGGGCAAGGCTCTTTTTGAGCTTATAATCAATCAATAAAACCTCATCTTTTAAACTATCGATTCTATCTATCCTCCCGATAAACTCAAACCCTCCTATGGAAGTCCTAAATTCTTTCTCACAACCCAAAACCACAATCCCTTCCTTAACTCGCGCGTATTCATTTTGCCAAAATTTTTCAAGATCTTGATTGTCTATTTGAAGCTTAAGTTTATCTATTTGAACATCAAAAAAAGATAGATCAACTTGATTTTGCACATCTTGTTGGATAGAAAAAATATCAGGAGATTTTTGAATATATTTTTTATAGCCGGCACTTAAAATTTGATGCAACACACTGCTTACTTCTCCACTTGTACTTTTAGGCGGGTTTAGCTTATCCAAATAAGCATAATAAAATTTTCTTTTACAAGCCAAAAAACTCTCAAGCCTTGAGGATGAAAACACAAAATCATCAGGCAGTTTGACAGAAAAATTTTCTTTTTGATAGATTTTTTCTTGATTGGAGGGAAAGATTCGATATTTTTCATCCCCATTTTGAATCTTGCTGCTTAAATCCAACTCATCAAGCATTTTAGAATATGAGGCGCTCTCAGTATTTACAAATGCTATATCTATTTTTTGGGTATTCTTGAGAATTTGCAAATAATAATGTTTTTGTAAATCCTGCCTATCTCTTAGAGTCGGAATTCCCAATGATTTTCTAATATTTGTATTCAAAAACATGTCACTATCTTTAAGGCTAGGGACTAAATGCTCATTAAAATCTAGTATTACCACCCTATCAAAACTTAATCCTCTAGATTCTAAAACGCCCATTACTCGGACTTTTCCCCCACTTACATCATCAATTCTAATGTCCAATAAATCCAATAAATATAACTCCAAAATTTCAGCGTAGCTAAACCCATCAAAATTATCTTTAATTTTTTTATATAAAT contains these protein-coding regions:
- a CDS encoding PD-(D/E)XK nuclease family protein, translating into MQLVDNFGEKLPLYVFATQRHMNEFYRGFQDGFLPQAMRVGEFFSGVVFTPFLKAIPKNIRKIFLLNIISKTRNLTQSIVFEKSFLGYLESSSFLFNFFDEMALFLVDISQIPLKDTYGDYEDHLKILFEIYEKYSLKLKENGFYDILKGDDYQILREYFENISCIEFYLDGFLSTQEKNILTQIAQIVPVFLHIKCDGYNISHFKFLSIPLEINYSYKIDFKTSEILLKTPMNTIGEIEIFAFSSRISQVALVFERINKWLESGIDEEKVAIITPDEDFVKYLKLLDKYNNLNFAMGKKIEDYYFVQMLKKELKILKKTSLNGEKHPLEWLDDFIKELLHKSGEEEFIQKFHDRIFDLYKKIKDNFDGFSYAEILELYLLDLLDIRIDDVSGGKVRVMGVLESRGLSFDRVVILDFNEHLVPSLKDSDMFLNTNIRKSLGIPTLRDRQDLQKHYYLQILKNTQKIDIAFVNTESASYSKMLDELDLSSKIQNGDEKYRIFPSNQEKIYQKENFSVKLPDDFVFSSSRLESFLACKRKFYYAYLDKLNPPKSTSGEVSSVLHQILSAGYKKYIQKSPDIFSIQQDVQNQVDLSFFDVQIDKLKLQIDNQDLEKFWQNEYARVKEGIVVLGCEKEFRTSIGGFEFIGRIDRIDSLKDEVLLIDYKLKKSLARDLKSGFQLAVYAHGARALGYDGKIRGYFYDLKEGKLKEQEDLNEKLEELENILKIFEDEIDFETTQEKKNCRYCPFTDICGVQV